One Micromonospora craniellae genomic region harbors:
- the mads6 gene encoding methylation-associated defense system protein kinase MAD6, with translation MARIVRIGEPANDAERRVIAYLRDHGPDDWTVLHNFEVSDARGNLFEVDLAVVTDHMVYAIDVKGTFGRIDVHGSKWMPSGRVPFHSPLPKLRENAKRVKALLEKHYGALTRVFVDAVVVLPVKDARLVDHNFPQRDAESTVNLQHLMALLSDVSRVPTGAYAVDADISRHHDKIVEAIQGVASVPSGPLLFGNWQVLEVLSETQHAPGVDVVAEYRAKNANTVQGSGTVRLVVRQADLYTEAKERDKQQKQIGVAYEALGKLPAHPAIVGVRDFFPDAEDRGYVTVYDDVQGSALRVHLGLGAAEPLTLDRKLLILRQVLDGLALIQSRHLVHRALSPATILLTNDGRAMITGFDYAKTAQVRAYTVALDAHANADAAYLAPETIDSPTKMSAKSDIYAVGVIGFELFTGHRPFGSMTTQVRARGVLPEQDLVQADVPPQLRHWLTLLCATDPSERPNAKEALRRLLLAIGEVRRPQRRIGGGGGGNSQSPPSNAADVSADPRRNPGFWRRLERDYLLGTKYLVKSQLGKPGASGVAYRVYDSMRNVDRVVKLILNDPANPQEQARREGMVMDRLRGSTHPNVLKMVDVDQLPPPYSHPYLVFEYVEGKDLGEVIRSGPLTVADVLRIGLDVASGLAHIHSLDVWHCDIKPSNLLWTEDGVRILDFGIAKTPESTQAHTSNTPKYTPPDIDQVPATGAGFVDRDLYALGVTLYEALTGAYPWDASTPPPAVPAEDPRTRFTLPEEVPAKLVEIILRAIAPGRGERFTSAEEFLTALRVADKAPTPVTRIIPVQVSNTSEVPPATTRDGLEPGTSGENPFVAHLQTLYSQSRRSNRGTRGMDAHDYRVYVPTALDMALAPAVLDGAHSLVIVTGNAGDGKTAFLERLTADARAKGATFIAERPNSAEFELGGRRFRTNYDGSQDEEDIASDEVLTEFFAPFEGADEIGTLAGETRLIAVNEGRLVDFLSHRSRRFAALKVAVEEGLRGEKSPGAVAVVNLNLRDVTVRPADTLDGYRDNDSVLERMLVEITAPRLWEACTGCVLIDSCYARRNAATIANPVIGAQVRDRLRRIYEIAQLRGRLHITLRDMRSALAYTITSGRDCAEIHGLYKARDRAAILEAHYFNSYRGGAPDVERDRLLVQLREVDVAAVPQPVLDRRLAAEGLLEHYLITPGDRRNPDRVLLKAVHDEIIADPTSTQATTDYVAAARRLMYFEMRDPGSATKMLPYASARSFLAYLDRAQPQVEDVLRALNRSEGVTSPEIADGGLVIRVRDVVGGTVRSLRRFPKSGFTVGRVGSDTHRYLETRPSALRLTYTDRSRAGAAPAELRIGLDLFELIERFRRGYQASVDDDQGYALAVTIFKNQLAAVPYQEVLLTVDGALMHTVSRTGDGVLHLTTQTADIPETEETEWR, from the coding sequence ATGGCAAGGATCGTTCGGATCGGTGAGCCCGCGAACGATGCCGAGCGGCGAGTCATCGCCTACCTGCGCGACCACGGGCCCGACGACTGGACGGTCCTGCACAACTTCGAGGTATCCGACGCGCGGGGCAATCTCTTCGAGGTCGACCTTGCTGTGGTGACAGACCACATGGTGTACGCCATCGACGTCAAGGGCACCTTCGGCCGCATCGACGTCCACGGCAGCAAGTGGATGCCTTCTGGGCGCGTGCCGTTCCACAGTCCGCTGCCGAAACTGCGTGAGAACGCCAAGCGGGTCAAGGCACTTCTGGAGAAGCACTACGGCGCGCTGACCCGGGTGTTCGTGGACGCCGTCGTCGTGCTGCCGGTGAAGGACGCGCGGCTAGTCGACCACAACTTCCCGCAGCGTGACGCGGAGTCGACGGTCAACCTGCAGCACCTGATGGCGCTACTCTCGGACGTCTCCCGGGTGCCGACCGGCGCCTACGCCGTCGACGCCGACATCAGCCGCCACCACGACAAAATCGTCGAAGCGATCCAGGGTGTGGCTAGCGTGCCTTCGGGGCCGCTGCTCTTCGGCAACTGGCAGGTGCTGGAGGTTCTCAGCGAGACTCAGCACGCCCCCGGCGTCGACGTCGTCGCTGAGTACCGTGCCAAGAACGCCAACACCGTCCAAGGCTCCGGCACCGTCCGTCTGGTCGTGCGCCAGGCGGATCTTTACACCGAGGCGAAGGAGCGGGACAAGCAGCAAAAGCAGATCGGTGTTGCCTACGAGGCCCTCGGCAAGCTGCCCGCTCATCCGGCCATCGTCGGCGTGCGCGACTTTTTCCCCGACGCCGAGGACCGCGGCTATGTGACGGTCTACGACGACGTGCAGGGCTCCGCGCTCCGGGTACATCTGGGGCTCGGCGCCGCCGAGCCACTGACCCTCGACCGAAAGCTGCTCATCCTGCGGCAGGTGCTCGACGGGCTGGCATTGATCCAGAGCCGACACCTCGTGCACCGTGCTCTGAGCCCGGCTACGATCCTGCTCACGAACGACGGCCGGGCCATGATCACTGGCTTCGACTACGCCAAGACGGCCCAAGTGCGAGCGTATACGGTCGCGCTCGACGCGCACGCCAACGCCGACGCCGCGTACCTGGCTCCCGAGACGATCGATAGCCCGACGAAGATGAGCGCGAAGTCGGACATCTACGCCGTTGGCGTGATCGGATTCGAGCTGTTCACTGGACACCGGCCGTTCGGTTCGATGACGACCCAGGTCCGGGCGCGCGGCGTGCTCCCCGAACAGGATCTGGTACAGGCCGACGTGCCGCCGCAGCTGCGGCACTGGTTGACCCTGCTCTGCGCCACGGATCCGAGCGAGCGGCCCAACGCCAAGGAGGCTTTGCGTCGCCTGCTGCTGGCGATCGGGGAAGTGCGTCGTCCGCAGCGCCGCATCGGCGGTGGCGGAGGCGGGAACTCGCAGAGCCCGCCGTCGAACGCGGCCGACGTCAGCGCAGACCCTCGGCGCAACCCGGGCTTCTGGCGACGTCTGGAGCGCGACTACCTTTTGGGCACGAAGTACCTGGTGAAGTCTCAGCTGGGCAAGCCGGGGGCTTCCGGCGTCGCCTACCGCGTCTATGACTCGATGCGGAACGTCGACCGAGTGGTCAAACTGATCTTGAACGACCCGGCGAACCCGCAGGAGCAGGCCCGCCGTGAGGGCATGGTCATGGACCGCCTGCGCGGCTCCACTCACCCCAACGTGCTCAAGATGGTCGACGTCGATCAGCTGCCGCCGCCGTACTCCCACCCCTACCTGGTCTTCGAGTACGTCGAGGGCAAGGATCTCGGTGAGGTCATCCGCAGCGGCCCTCTGACCGTGGCGGATGTGCTGAGGATCGGTCTAGATGTGGCATCGGGGCTGGCGCACATTCACTCACTGGACGTGTGGCACTGCGATATCAAGCCGAGCAACCTGCTGTGGACCGAGGACGGTGTCCGGATCCTCGACTTCGGCATCGCCAAGACCCCCGAGTCCACCCAGGCCCACACCTCCAACACGCCCAAGTACACTCCACCCGACATCGACCAGGTACCCGCTACCGGCGCCGGGTTCGTCGACCGGGACCTGTATGCGCTTGGCGTGACCCTGTACGAGGCGCTGACCGGGGCGTACCCGTGGGACGCGAGCACTCCGCCCCCGGCGGTGCCGGCCGAGGACCCGCGCACCCGGTTTACGTTGCCGGAGGAGGTGCCGGCAAAGCTTGTCGAGATCATATTGAGGGCGATTGCTCCCGGGCGTGGGGAGCGGTTCACGAGCGCGGAGGAGTTCCTTACAGCGCTGCGGGTGGCCGACAAGGCGCCGACGCCAGTCACGAGGATCATCCCAGTTCAGGTGAGCAACACCAGCGAGGTGCCGCCGGCAACCACGCGCGACGGGTTGGAGCCTGGAACGTCGGGCGAGAACCCGTTCGTTGCCCACCTGCAGACTCTCTACAGTCAGAGCCGACGCAGCAATCGCGGCACTCGCGGGATGGATGCGCACGACTACCGGGTCTACGTACCGACTGCTCTCGACATGGCACTCGCTCCGGCAGTGCTGGACGGAGCGCATTCGCTTGTTATCGTCACCGGAAACGCCGGAGACGGCAAGACTGCCTTCCTGGAGCGGCTCACGGCCGACGCTCGGGCTAAGGGTGCGACCTTCATTGCGGAGCGGCCCAACAGCGCCGAGTTTGAACTGGGCGGCAGGCGTTTCCGCACCAACTACGACGGCAGCCAGGACGAAGAGGACATCGCCAGCGACGAGGTGCTCACCGAGTTCTTCGCGCCCTTCGAAGGTGCCGACGAGATCGGCACCTTAGCTGGCGAGACGCGGCTGATCGCGGTCAATGAGGGCCGCCTGGTCGACTTCCTTTCCCACCGCAGCCGCCGGTTTGCGGCGCTCAAGGTAGCGGTCGAAGAGGGGCTGCGTGGAGAGAAGAGCCCGGGAGCAGTCGCCGTGGTCAATCTCAACCTCCGTGACGTTACCGTGCGGCCCGCGGACACTCTCGACGGTTACCGCGACAACGACTCCGTTCTGGAGCGGATGCTGGTCGAGATCACTGCCCCGCGCTTATGGGAGGCCTGCACAGGCTGCGTCCTCATCGACTCCTGCTATGCCCGGCGGAATGCGGCCACCATCGCCAACCCCGTGATCGGCGCGCAGGTGCGTGACCGGCTACGCCGCATCTACGAGATCGCCCAGCTGCGAGGGCGGCTGCACATCACCCTGCGAGACATGCGCTCCGCACTCGCCTACACAATCACCTCAGGACGTGACTGCGCCGAGATACACGGCCTCTACAAAGCGAGGGACCGTGCTGCGATCCTGGAAGCTCACTACTTCAACTCCTACCGCGGCGGCGCGCCTGATGTCGAGCGGGACCGGCTGCTCGTGCAGCTGCGCGAGGTCGACGTCGCCGCGGTGCCACAGCCGGTGCTGGACCGGCGGTTGGCGGCCGAAGGGTTGCTGGAGCATTACCTAATTACCCCCGGGGACCGGCGCAATCCCGACCGTGTCCTGCTCAAAGCGGTCCACGACGAGATCATCGCGGACCCCACCAGCACGCAGGCAACGACCGACTATGTGGCCGCGGCCCGGCGTTTGATGTACTTCGAGATGCGCGACCCTGGCTCAGCGACGAAGATGCTGCCGTATGCCTCAGCCCGGAGCTTCCTGGCCTACCTCGACCGGGCTCAGCCCCAGGTCGAGGATGTCCTGCGGGCGCTGAACCGCAGCGAGGGAGTGACCTCGCCTGAGATTGCGGACGGTGGGCTGGTGATCCGGGTCCGTGACGTCGTCGGTGGCACAGTGCGCAGCCTGCGCCGCTTTCCTAAGAGCGGGTTCACCGTGGGGCGGGTCGGCTCCGACACGCACCGTTATCTGGAGACCAGACCGAGCGCGTTGAGGCTGACCTACACCGATCGGAGCCGGGCAGGAGCTGCACCGGCGGAGCTGCGCATCGGGCTAGACCTTTTCGAACTGATCGAGCGATTTCGGCGCGGCTACCAGGCCAGCGTCGACGACGACCAGGGATACGCGCTGGCCGTGACCATCTTCAAGAACCAGCTCGCGGCCGTGCCGTATCAGGAGGTCCTGCTCACAGTCGACGGTGCGCTGATGCACACCGTCAGCCGCACCGGGGACGGAGTCCTGCACCTGACCACGCAGACCGCGGACATACCGGAGACCGAGGAAACGGAATGGCGCTAG